The segment taaactgtggTTGCAATTATTCATGAGATCATACAATGCATTGTAAGGTGCAtaactaatgcattaaaactacatttaaaatgcattatatataaaggctttaaataaagtgttaccgacaGGTCAAAAACCACTGAAAACCATTGAGTTGAGTTTCAGGCACTTGTGTTGATTTCCAGCATACATGAACAATAGATTTAAAGATACTCGAGTCAAATGCAGTGCTGTTAAACGGCCATAAGACCTGATAGTTCACAAAAAGAGGTCAAACCAATAAAAGCAAACTGTGAGAGAGAAAGCGAGCGTTTAACAGCTTCTGAAGGGCCTCTTCACGCAAATGAAGCACTTGATCCCCAAACCGGCTCCTTTATGTCCCGCGCACTGCAAATATTTGAAGTAAGATGCGAGTACAATGAGCGTCGGCTGTGCAAACCCTCGCCGTGCGTCCACTGTTTGTCTTCAAGTGGCACTGAGGTGAAGAGTTGTGAGCTAATGACAGCTGATGAAGGACTAAACGTCCAACAGTCGTCGGAAAACAAAAGCGAATGCAATGCACAGCAAAACTACCTGTTGAGAAACAGTCAAAGTGCTTGTAAACGACATCACCGCATCAGCGTCGGTCACCTCGCTCTCTGGTTTCTCATAATCCTCGTCCTCGTACGCATCGTCCATCCCGTCGTGGTCCACGGAGACGCTGTGGTCTCCTATTGAACACAGTTTGACCATATTCTGTTTGACCACCTCGCAAAACGGCCTCTCCAGACCGTCGCAGACGCACTGATTCAGCAGAACGCCGCTCGGCATGAACAGCAGCTCCTCGATGGTCGATTTGCACCGGGACGAGCATTTCCTCCCGTTGAACAGCTGTCCGCAGTGGGACAGGTAAGCGGTGAGGGACGAATGACAGCTGGGCTCGTCTTCACAGCGCTGGCGCGCTTCGGTGCATCCGATCCCGTCGGTTCCACCAGGATACGTCCGCGGCAAGCAGGGCTCGATAGCCCGTTTGGCCCGTAGGCACTCCGGGTCGGTCCCGCAATCGCAGGACTCCAGGTGCGGTCCGCTGGAGGTCTGATTAAGGCGGATGAGAGCGCTAATGCAATGACTCGGACACTGGCGTCTGCTGCCGCGGATGTTCCCGTCGCACGCGGTCAGGTACTGGTTGTAGGCGAGCTCGCAGTCGTATTCGGCGTGACATCGGATCAACGCCTTCCAGCAGAGCATCTGCGCGTCCAGCATCATCACAAACGAGAGGAACACGACCGGAACGATGCAGCTCTCCATTTCAGCTGCGAAGTTAGATTAGGTGCATGTTTGCATCAATCCAGTGCACTTTGATGGAAATGCAACGAGTAACATAGTCCACAGTGAGACGGTTATCCATGCAGTTGAGTGCATTTCAAGTGTTTATCCAGTTTTCATCCTCTTTTGATGAACATTTAGAGTTTGCATGTTGTTTGGAGTGTGTTTTCTCCTCTTAGAGTTCTGCTGCATGCTGCATGTCTTTGTCCCTCCGGCTCTTTCACGCTCGGCTGCGCATTTACGCGCGGAGACCCCTCCTCCAAAACTCCCTCTAAAACCTCCCCTCCGCTCCTCTCTTCATTAcgcattctgttgttctattggTCGCAATAGTAACGCCGTTTTTGGCAAAGCTCGCCTCCTGTACaggataaataaaatgtttataaatttcACCAAGCCGGCGAGCTGTGTGGTCTCTCTCTGCGTTAGATtacaaaaagagaaagagggagaaCGACGCATTCCTCTGCTGGAAGCTCAACATCTGCAAGCCACTTCTTCAATTTAAAGCGCAGGAAAACAAATCTGTTTCTCTTTAGCGCCAACCCAAGAACAAGCCCCTGTATAAACCGACGCAAACCCGAACGGGTTTCGAGCCCCCGTCTCTCTCTGCCTCCTTTGGGGTGTTTTAATCGCGCCCTGATGGAAAAGAAAAGGCCCACAAAAGTGTTTTCTGGACCGTTTCACCCTCTTTGTGTCCGACTGGCCATGCAGTAGCCCGGAGGCCCATCAATAGAGAGACTTTCcacaacaatatattttactgCTCTGTCCTTTCATAGCGCACTTGAGATCGGCGATTCTACGCTATTCAGATGGAAACAGCTCTGATTGGAGTGGAAAAACTATGCAAAACCGCAGCAGAGCGCGGAGGAACAAGTGTGTAGCAGagaccggggctagttgtcacacaaAGTGTGAGCCAAAAGTCCAACAGCAAATGatgttatatgtgaccctggaccacaaaaccactcttaTGCATTAGGTattaaatgatcaatttttcatttatgccaaaaatcattaggacattaagtaaagatcatgttccataaagatattcctaccgtaaatatattaaagcttaatttttgattagtaatatgcattgctaagaacttcattttggcaactttaaaggtgattttctcaatatttggatttttttgcactctcagattacagattttcaaacagttgtatttcagccaaatatttaatcagctttcatatgatgtataaatctcaatttaaaaatattgaaactttatgactggttttgtggtccagggtcacatatgtgctgATTTTAATACACAGCATCAAAACTGGGTCTggagattaaaaatattaaaatatttttgtacaatttaaattaaattacacatgGGTAGTTGACATGACAAGCTTTGATGAGATATAGTGCatctaaaatgcttttaaagaacatttttttctaattgttGTATAATTGCtttgcatgcattttaatgGGAGAATATAtgaagtttatttgcaaaaacaaaaactttttttttaaatgttcaaaaatcgtgtttttattatgttatcatgtttttattgtttttttgtttttgttttttttacaaaataacccaactgcagtttgttTGAGATTAACTGTAATgaatgcaaaatgaaaaaaacatgattttttaaattgttaaaagcaaagctatctgtttttgcaaatgaactcttcaaattgtaataataatgtaaattgttaTAATACATGCTACACCCTAGAACAGCtaaaaagtgattaaaaagggtaaaaaataaatgagaaaacagccattaattataaatgttttgtaattgaAACTACAGTTGCAAATAGATAGcgtgcattttggatgttttctgaAACAACATGTTATAAAAAGCCAAATAAACCAAAGAAATGATCAATgcataaaaaaagtgttttgctttaaagaaatgcattttCCTAATCTTTGCAAAACGCTTATTTGTTATGTCAACTACCCACCTATAAAACTCTTCTTCAAGAAAGCTGAAAGTGTGTTAGTGAAGCGTTTGACTCGTGTCCAATGTCTCCATCTAGCGGTCAGAAACGGTACTGCGGTGTCTGCGCTGTGGAAACATCACACAAAGGCTGAAATTATATCACAGGCGTCTttgtacaaatatatttattacagtttcaaCAGTCAAAAATCAGCAAGGTCTGGAAATTACAGAAgaataattacataaatgcattacattgGTAATTACGTTACTTATGCAGTCCAGAGCGGAAACAACTATTAAGGGCATAAGTAAAATAAACGACAAAAACTTTCTTgccattaataaatatataatagtcTAATAAATAGAATGAACAGGAAAGTCAATTCAACCCTTCACATGAATTGGCTATCAGCTCTGTAGATCAGAGAAGGAAATATTGCTTTATGTTTACAGCTTTTAGAACCCAATCCCTGCATGGCTTCATTCAAACAGACACAGAATCACACAGAATCAGAATAAAACCTTCATTCAGACGCTCACCTCAGCAGCTCAGCATTGCAAATCATTACTTTGAGTCTCCACAAGAGGGAACaaccagaaagaaaaaaggtgGACATCTGCATCACGACGACACCAAACCACCTGCACAAAACGGCACCACTCAAtgaaaggtcaaaggtcaagggTCAAATGTGAAGGTGTTAGCGTGGATGTTCAGGGGAATCTGGGTTCTGCCTCCATTCCTGCTCCCGTAAGCCCTTCAAGACTCCCCGAAGTCATGAACCCGTTACGCTATTGCTGTGATAAACACCTTGAGACCGGAGCAGGTCTGGTTCAGATGGGCGAATCTCCAGAAACATGTCATATTTCACCTCAAAGTCAAAATAACTCAGAAATTACACGTGCATAATGGAAATTAAGGATATTTTAGgatcattaaagggatagttcatccaaaaaacacaaaagaaaacattttaagaatgtTTGGGGACCAAACAGTTGCCGGTAGCCGTTGACTTCCACAGTAGGGACAAAAtcctatggaagtcaatggctaccatcaactgtttgtttATCAAcgtcatgagggtgaataaatggcatttttgacagAACTACGCCTTTAAGATTAATCATTTgtgcaaattataatttttttgatgAGATGTGACCTGAGCATGTTTTTGTGTGATTCTCTTAAAAcgtcatatttcaccccaaaatcaaaataaCTAAGAAATGACACTTGCATAACAACTAAAGGATATTTAGGACCGTTataaggatagttcacccaaaaatgaaattgtcatcatttaaatAATCCTCATGATACCTGTATGACTTTAATTTTGCtatagaacacaaaagaagatattttaaagaatttttccatatttgtacatactatagaagtcaatggctaccgtcaactgtttgctTACCaccattcttcaaaatatcttattttgtgtttaataaaagaattttGGTAAACAAACAGTTGCCGGTAGCCACCGACTTCCATAACAGGaacaaaaatactatggaagtcaatgggtaccgtcaactgtttgctTATCAACGTCCTTCAAAATTTGTTTGAAACAACACTAGGGTGAATAAATGGCAAAATtgtaatttctgggtgaactatgcctttaagatTAATAATTTgtgcaaattataattttttatgagGTGACATGTGACCTGAGCATGTTTTTGTGTGATTCTCttaaaatgtcatatttcacccccaaaaaacaaaataactaagAAATTACACTTGCATAACAACTAAAGGATATTAAGGACCTTTTaaagcatagttcacccaattaTGAATATTATGTCATCATATAATCACCCTCAAGATACCTCtatg is part of the Labeo rohita strain BAU-BD-2019 chromosome 18, IGBB_LRoh.1.0, whole genome shotgun sequence genome and harbors:
- the si:ch1073-459b3.2 gene encoding growth arrest-specific protein 1 produces the protein MESCIVPVVFLSFVMMLDAQMLCWKALIRCHAEYDCELAYNQYLTACDGNIRGSRRQCPSHCISALIRLNQTSSGPHLESCDCGTDPECLRAKRAIEPCLPRTYPGGTDGIGCTEARQRCEDEPSCHSSLTAYLSHCGQLFNGRKCSSRCKSTIEELLFMPSGVLLNQCVCDGLERPFCEVVKQNMVKLCSIGDHSVSVDHDGMDDAYEDEDYEKPESEVTDADAVMSFTSTLTVSQQVVLLCIAFAFVFRRLLDV